One genomic region from Ovis canadensis isolate MfBH-ARS-UI-01 breed Bighorn chromosome 24, ARS-UI_OviCan_v2, whole genome shotgun sequence encodes:
- the LOC138429525 gene encoding paired immunoglobulin-like type 2 receptor beta produces MGLPLLLPLLLLPASLQAGHRSQRNSEPHPEMKQPTDLSAPEGGSILIPFSFSHSWELAKVPNMKISWRWKQFHGEFIYNTTPLFIHKNFKNRLSLNWTEPEKNGSLRISNLRREDQSVYFCRVQLDTLRHRKQQLQSIEGTTLTITPRSKTITWGPTTTSTAGLGGSEGKKSSKLWALTMEATVGLALASVVLLKILIMGLTVYLWWKRSKGVHTEARTPARESFKNTEENYENTGNKG; encoded by the exons atggggctgcccctgctgctgcccctgctgctgctgccggcGTCTCTGCAGGCTG gTCACAGGTCACAAAGAAATTCAGAGCCTCACCCTGAGATGAAGCAACCAACGGATCTCTCAGCCCCCGAGGGTGGCTCcatcctcatccccttctccttctctcactCCTGGGAATTAGCCAAGGTTCCCAACATGAAAATATCCTGGAGATGGAAACAGTTCCATGGGGAGTTCATCTACAACACGACTCCTCTGTTCATCCATAAGAATTTTAAGAACCGGCTCTCCCTAAACTGGACAGAGCCTGAGAAGAACGGCTCCCTCCGGATCTCAAACCTGCGGAGGGAGGACCAGTCTGTGTACTTCTGCCGGGTGCAGTTGGACACACTGAGACACAGGAAGCAGCAGTTGCAGTCCATCGAGGGGACCACTCTCACCATCACCCCCC GCAGCAAGACAATCACCTGGGGTCCTACCACCACCTCCACAGCTGGCCTCGGGGGCTCAGAGGGCAAAAAGAGTTCCAAGCTGTGGGCCCTGACCATGGAAGCTACAGTCGGGTTGGCACTGGCAAGCGTTGTGTTGCTCAAGATCCTAATCATGGGACTGACTGTGTACCTCTGGTGGAAGAGAAGCAAAG GTGTGCACACTGAAGccaggaccccagccag GGAGTCCTTCAAAAACACGGAAGAGAATTACGAGAACACCGGGAATAAAG GATGA